A genome region from Pan troglodytes isolate AG18354 chromosome 3, NHGRI_mPanTro3-v2.0_pri, whole genome shotgun sequence includes the following:
- the MAD2L1 gene encoding mitotic spindle assembly checkpoint protein MAD2A, whose amino-acid sequence MALQLSREQGITLRGSAEIVAEFFSFGINSILYQRGIYPSETFTRVQKYGLTLLVTTDLELIKYLNNVVEQLKDWLYKCSVQKLVVVISNIESGEVLERWQFDIECDKTAKDDSAPREKSQKAIQDEIRSVIRQITATVTFLPLLEVSCSFDLLIYTDKDLVVPEKWEESGPQFITNSEEVRLRSFTTTIHKVNSMVAYKIPVND is encoded by the exons ATGGCGCTGCAGCTCTCCCGGGAGCAGGGAATCACCCTGCGCGGGAGCGCCGAAATCGTGGCCGAGTTCTTCT CATTCGGCATCAACAGCATTTTATATCAGCGTGGCATATATCCATCTGAAACCTTTACTCGAGTGCAGAAATACGGACTCACCTTGCTTGTAACTACTGATCTTGAGCTCATAAAATACCTAAATAATGTGGTGGAACAACTGAAAG ATTGGTTATACAAGTGTTCAGTTCAGAAACTGGTTGTAGTTATCTCAAATATTGAAAGTGGTGAGGTCCTGGAAAGATGGCAGTTTGATATTGAGTGTGACAAGACTGCAAAAGATGACAG tgcaCCCAGAGAAAAGTCTCAGAAAGCTATCCAGGATGAAATCCGTTCAGTGATCAGACAGATCACAGCTACAGTGACATTTCTGCCACTGTTGGAAGTTTCTT GTTCATTTGATCTGCTGATTTATACAGACAAAGATTTGGTTGTACCTGAAAAATGGGAAGAGTCGGGACCACAGTTTATTACCAATTCTGAGGAAGTCCGCCTTCGTTCATTTACTACTACAATCCACAAAGTAAATAGCATGGTGGCCTACAAAATTCCTGTCAATGACTGA